The following are encoded in a window of Thalassotalea insulae genomic DNA:
- a CDS encoding ATP-dependent DNA helicase: MSPVEHAFSQHGILAKVLTGYSPRQAQLDMALEVELAIKQQSSLVVEAGTGTGKTFAYLIPALLSEKKVIVSTGTKNLQEQLFHKDIPLLRKAMATNAQIALLKGRANYLCLYRLELYRQERGQLDAAMLADFVNVSSWSTSTHSGDIGELVNVAEDSAIFPYVTSTLDNCLAKDCPHIEDCYLVKARKKAIDADVVVVNHHLFFADMALKDTGFGELIPKADIVVFDEAHQIPDIASEYFGEAFSSRQILDLCSDVLQLFHTSLTDVKQLGKAAEKLQKTAQEFRLLFNYDPERGNWREKLRHPAIARAFGNIKTDLDFLYQVIKLCLSRNDAIDNCFERALAILAKYDIMANVEQNGMSFWYETTRRHVVLHLTPLSVADKFSEFIQQSNAGWVFTSATIAVNEGFTHFTEQLGLTDAQTLLVDSPFDYLNQSQLVVPRYLPDANQKGRAQALADLAQPLIEASHGACFMLFTSYRMLNQVADILAEQISNPLLVQGQMSKGKLLEDFITRSDAVLLATASFWEGVDVRGDKLTCVIIDKLPFASPDDPMLQARSEDVRRQGGDPFSEIQLPQAIIALKQGVGRLIRDVTDQGVMVICDDRLVNRPYGQMFLKSLPDMRRSRDINNASTFLTSLHAHSEQEQHI, translated from the coding sequence CAGCAGTCATCTTTAGTGGTAGAAGCGGGGACAGGTACTGGGAAAACTTTTGCTTATTTAATCCCTGCGCTGCTCTCTGAAAAGAAAGTGATCGTTTCAACGGGTACCAAAAACTTACAGGAACAGTTGTTTCATAAGGATATTCCTCTATTACGCAAAGCGATGGCAACCAATGCCCAAATTGCTTTATTAAAGGGGCGTGCTAATTATTTATGTTTATATCGACTGGAATTATATCGTCAGGAGCGCGGCCAATTAGATGCCGCTATGCTGGCCGATTTTGTTAATGTCAGCAGCTGGTCAACATCAACTCATAGTGGGGATATAGGTGAGTTAGTCAATGTCGCGGAAGACTCTGCTATTTTTCCTTATGTCACCAGTACCTTGGATAACTGTCTCGCGAAAGATTGTCCACATATTGAAGACTGTTATCTAGTCAAAGCACGTAAAAAAGCGATAGATGCGGATGTGGTTGTGGTTAATCATCATTTGTTTTTTGCCGATATGGCATTAAAAGATACTGGTTTTGGTGAATTGATCCCCAAGGCTGACATAGTCGTTTTTGATGAAGCGCATCAAATACCAGATATCGCCAGTGAGTATTTTGGTGAAGCGTTTTCTTCACGGCAAATTCTTGATCTATGTTCAGATGTGTTACAACTGTTTCATACCAGCTTAACCGATGTTAAACAGCTTGGTAAAGCGGCTGAAAAATTGCAAAAAACGGCACAGGAATTCCGTTTATTATTTAACTATGACCCTGAACGGGGCAACTGGCGAGAAAAATTACGGCATCCCGCGATTGCTAGAGCATTTGGTAATATAAAAACAGACTTAGATTTTTTATATCAGGTGATCAAGTTATGTTTATCGCGTAATGATGCCATTGATAACTGCTTTGAGCGAGCGCTGGCAATTTTAGCTAAGTACGACATTATGGCGAATGTTGAACAAAATGGCATGAGTTTTTGGTATGAAACGACCCGTCGACATGTCGTATTACATTTAACACCATTAAGCGTTGCCGATAAGTTCAGTGAATTTATTCAGCAATCGAATGCTGGCTGGGTGTTTACCTCTGCAACGATTGCTGTTAATGAAGGTTTTACTCACTTTACGGAGCAGTTAGGCTTAACTGATGCACAAACGCTACTAGTCGATAGCCCGTTTGATTACCTTAATCAGTCGCAATTGGTGGTGCCTCGATATTTACCCGATGCCAATCAAAAAGGGCGGGCGCAAGCATTGGCGGATCTAGCTCAGCCATTAATTGAAGCCAGTCATGGCGCCTGTTTTATGCTGTTTACCAGTTATCGGATGTTAAATCAGGTTGCAGATATTTTAGCTGAACAAATTAGTAACCCATTATTAGTGCAAGGACAAATGAGTAAGGGGAAGTTGCTGGAAGATTTTATTACGCGCAGTGATGCAGTCTTATTGGCGACAGCAAGCTTTTGGGAAGGGGTTGATGTTCGGGGAGATAAATTAACCTGTGTCATCATAGATAAGCTGCCATTTGCCTCTCCTGACGATCCTATGTTACAGGCCCGTAGTGAAGATGTTCGCCGCCAGGGCGGAGATCCATTTAGTGAAATTCAGCTTCCGCAGGCCATTATTGCGCTTAAACAAGGTGTTGGTAGATTAATTCGCGATGTTACCGATCAGGGAGTCATGGTAATATGCGATGATAGACTAGTGAATCGCCCTTATGGGCAAATGTTTTTAAAAAGTCTGCCGGATATGCGTCGTAGTCGAGATATCAATAACGCGAGTACGTTTTTAACGTCACTTCATGCGCATAGTGAACAAGAGCAGCATATATAG
- a CDS encoding alpha/beta fold hydrolase, protein MSSTDRLREVSFDLRELTLSGLAKGDSNAPLVLCLHGWLDNAASFTPLMQTLNDYQLIALDWPGHGHSEHRGQDAHYHFIDYVYDLLLLFETQQWPAIDIVAHSMGGMIASAFAAAFPEKVKSLTLIDSIGFISAKAEQTTEQLRSGMLSRLKLKGKRKPVHPSLESAITARRQVSDLRYQDAKLIVERGLVEYLGGVTWRADSRLRNTSPYRLTLEQAKQFIKDIQAPVQLIYGDQGLVLVEYGLAEYGPLFQNFIAHQLPGGHHIHMEQAEKVSSLIQSFIENAVEV, encoded by the coding sequence ATGAGTAGTACTGATAGATTGCGGGAAGTCAGTTTTGATTTAAGGGAGTTGACGTTATCCGGCTTAGCAAAAGGCGACAGTAATGCGCCTTTAGTATTATGTCTTCATGGCTGGCTCGATAATGCGGCGAGTTTTACGCCGTTAATGCAGACATTAAATGACTATCAATTGATCGCGCTTGATTGGCCGGGGCACGGTCATTCCGAACATCGTGGTCAGGACGCTCATTATCATTTTATTGATTATGTCTATGATCTTTTGCTGTTGTTTGAAACGCAGCAATGGCCAGCTATTGATATTGTCGCTCATTCGATGGGTGGCATGATTGCCTCTGCTTTTGCCGCGGCATTTCCTGAAAAAGTAAAAAGTCTGACATTAATAGATTCAATCGGTTTTATTAGCGCTAAGGCCGAACAAACCACTGAGCAGTTGCGCTCAGGTATGCTCAGTCGGTTAAAATTAAAAGGTAAGCGCAAACCTGTTCATCCATCATTGGAGTCGGCGATTACTGCGCGCAGGCAAGTATCAGATTTACGTTATCAGGACGCAAAACTCATAGTGGAACGAGGACTGGTTGAATATTTGGGCGGTGTTACCTGGCGGGCGGATAGCCGTTTACGAAATACATCTCCTTATCGACTGACACTTGAGCAAGCGAAGCAATTTATCAAGGATATTCAGGCACCGGTGCAACTGATTTATGGTGATCAGGGGCTGGTGCTAGTTGAGTATGGATTAGCTGAATATGGTCCTTTATTTCAAAATTTTATCGCGCATCAGTTACCTGGCGGTCATCATATTCATATGGAACAAGCGGAAAAAGTAAGCAGCTTGATTCAGTCATTTATTGAAAATGCTGTTGAAGTTTAA
- a CDS encoding Slp family lipoprotein — MLKKLIGLSVVALFTTACVHIPESVRVDESTPLTEFYQVRDNAKLHLGEMARWGGVIAKVENHANNTMLEVVNFELKSSTRPSVKDETQGRFRIYYHGLLDPVIYKEGRSITALGKVAPSEQGVIGEHEYLYPVLNASAVHLWKKVQKVDAYVFHQPFWYTPSLWYYPRPYYGGRYYYAQPNVKAKAKAKK, encoded by the coding sequence ATGTTGAAAAAATTGATAGGGCTATCAGTGGTTGCATTGTTCACAACTGCTTGTGTGCATATTCCTGAGTCAGTAAGAGTAGATGAATCAACACCATTAACAGAATTTTATCAAGTGCGTGATAATGCTAAATTACATTTAGGTGAAATGGCCCGTTGGGGAGGGGTCATTGCAAAAGTCGAAAATCACGCTAATAACACTATGTTGGAAGTGGTTAATTTTGAGCTTAAATCATCAACTCGCCCGAGTGTAAAAGATGAAACTCAAGGGCGTTTTCGTATTTATTATCATGGCTTGTTAGACCCTGTTATTTATAAAGAAGGTCGCAGCATTACCGCGTTAGGTAAAGTTGCGCCGTCAGAGCAGGGGGTGATAGGTGAGCATGAGTATTTGTACCCTGTGCTAAACGCCAGTGCAGTGCATTTATGGAAAAAGGTACAGAAAGTAGATGCTTATGTTTTTCATCAGCCTTTCTGGTATACCCCATCGTTATGGTACTACCCTAGACCCTACTACGGCGGGCGATATTATTATGCTCAACCAAACGTTAAGGCTAAGGCAAAAGCCAAGAAGTAA
- a CDS encoding M50 family metallopeptidase, with translation MSDITTSETMKFSEKYRFAIVLIMAAFIMQIPYLSIPLKWFESYFHEMSHGLAALATGGSIVSIQLFPNGAGLCTTRGGSSFVISFFGYAGASLWGMIIYRVAAMHQRMAQLFSGIIALVIIITMVFWLADWLTFVILSVLLTIVLLKFKLKNLNYFQWLLQIIAAVVLLNSVKSPLYLIDGRMLGDGASLAQLTLIPEIIWVAIWCALGMLAIWTLMKTKI, from the coding sequence ATGTCTGATATTACAACTTCCGAGACTATGAAGTTTAGTGAAAAATATCGCTTTGCTATAGTGTTAATTATGGCGGCGTTCATTATGCAAATCCCTTATCTTTCTATCCCACTAAAATGGTTTGAAAGCTACTTTCATGAAATGAGTCATGGTTTAGCTGCCCTGGCTACTGGTGGCAGTATTGTCAGCATTCAGTTATTCCCTAATGGCGCTGGGCTTTGTACAACTCGTGGCGGTAGCAGCTTTGTTATTAGTTTTTTTGGTTATGCTGGTGCCAGTTTATGGGGCATGATCATTTATCGGGTGGCTGCAATGCATCAGCGAATGGCGCAGTTATTCAGCGGTATCATCGCCTTAGTGATTATTATTACTATGGTATTTTGGCTCGCTGATTGGTTAACTTTTGTTATTTTATCCGTGTTGCTGACAATAGTGTTGCTAAAGTTCAAATTGAAAAACTTGAATTATTTTCAATGGTTGTTACAAATAATTGCTGCAGTGGTGTTGCTTAATAGCGTCAAAAGTCCTTTATATTTAATTGATGGTCGAATGCTAGGAGATGGCGCATCGTTGGCGCAGTTAACCTTGATACCTGAGATTATCTGGGTAGCAATATGGTGTGCTTTAGGCATGTTAGCGATTTGGACATTGATGAAAACTAAAATTTAA
- the tsaB gene encoding tRNA (adenosine(37)-N6)-threonylcarbamoyltransferase complex dimerization subunit type 1 TsaB — protein sequence MVNYLAIDASTEACSAALMFNGQLYQQFELCPQSHSLVLLPMVDKLLTQAGCQLTDLDGLVFGQGPGSFTGVRIGIGVAQGLAFAADLPVVGVSTLQAMAQVAYQQHQQTEVIAAIDARMSEVYLGYFRLDANGIMAPIVEEAVLPPEQVRHYLTERDLLADDTKPYGVGTGWDAYQEKLAGLTVNQTSPEVLYPHAEAMLTIAEADFDNGNAVSAELAQPVYVRDTVSWKKLPGRE from the coding sequence ATGGTAAATTATTTAGCAATCGATGCATCTACAGAAGCCTGTTCCGCGGCGTTAATGTTTAATGGGCAGTTATATCAGCAGTTTGAGCTTTGTCCTCAGTCTCATAGTTTAGTGTTATTGCCTATGGTGGATAAGTTACTCACTCAGGCGGGATGCCAGTTAACGGATCTGGATGGCTTAGTGTTTGGTCAGGGACCGGGCAGCTTTACCGGCGTACGTATCGGTATTGGTGTGGCACAGGGATTAGCGTTTGCCGCTGATCTACCTGTGGTTGGCGTATCAACATTACAGGCGATGGCACAAGTCGCTTATCAGCAGCATCAGCAAACTGAAGTGATTGCCGCAATTGATGCCCGAATGTCAGAGGTTTATTTAGGCTATTTTCGATTAGACGCAAATGGCATCATGGCACCTATTGTTGAAGAAGCGGTTTTACCCCCTGAGCAAGTTCGTCATTATTTAACCGAGCGTGATCTGTTAGCAGATGATACTAAGCCTTATGGTGTCGGTACTGGCTGGGATGCTTATCAGGAAAAATTAGCGGGTTTGACGGTCAATCAGACCAGTCCTGAGGTGTTATATCCTCATGCTGAGGCTATGCTCACTATTGCTGAAGCTGATTTTGACAACGGAAACGCCGTTAGTGCAGAGTTGGCACAACCTGTGTATGTAAGAGATACTGTGTCATGGAAAAAGTTACCGGGTCGAGAATAA